Proteins co-encoded in one Alphaproteobacteria bacterium PA2 genomic window:
- a CDS encoding taurine dioxygenase has protein sequence MSKIKIRKVAGALGAEISGVDLSEQLSDDVVAQIRAAFVEHQVIFFRDQALSPSQQTAFGRRFGPLNIHPYVSGMDDHPEVMEIIKEPSDKTNFGGGWHSDMSFLETPAIGSILHAIELPDWGGDTLFSSQAAAYEALTPALRATLDTLNAVHSAGREYSSSGHSAQKRASMKVVEAEGAVGEFIHPVVLTHPETGRKALYVNPAFTTKFEGWSKRESKPLLDFLFDHCRSEAFTCRFRWSPGAVAFWDNRSVWHYALNDYPGQRRHMRRVTVDPGPGLTLSANTALLTPAQA, from the coding sequence ATGTCGAAGATCAAGATCCGGAAGGTCGCCGGGGCGCTGGGCGCAGAAATCTCCGGCGTCGACCTTTCCGAGCAACTGTCTGACGACGTCGTCGCCCAGATCCGTGCCGCCTTTGTTGAGCATCAGGTGATCTTTTTCCGGGATCAGGCCCTGTCACCCTCCCAGCAGACCGCCTTTGGCCGTCGCTTTGGCCCCCTGAACATCCATCCTTACGTATCGGGCATGGATGACCATCCAGAGGTCATGGAGATCATCAAGGAGCCCTCCGACAAGACAAACTTCGGCGGCGGCTGGCACTCGGACATGAGTTTCCTCGAAACCCCGGCCATTGGGTCAATCCTTCATGCCATCGAACTCCCTGACTGGGGTGGCGACACCCTGTTCTCCAGCCAGGCGGCGGCCTATGAGGCCCTGACACCTGCCCTGCGCGCGACCCTCGACACCCTGAATGCCGTCCATTCCGCCGGGCGGGAATACTCCTCCAGCGGCCACTCCGCCCAGAAGCGCGCCTCCATGAAGGTCGTCGAGGCTGAGGGCGCAGTAGGTGAGTTTATCCACCCTGTGGTCCTCACCCACCCGGAAACCGGCCGCAAGGCGCTCTATGTGAACCCGGCCTTCACGACGAAATTCGAGGGTTGGAGCAAGCGGGAGTCCAAGCCCCTCCTGGACTTCCTGTTCGACCACTGCCGTAGCGAGGCCTTCACCTGCCGGTTCCGCTGGTCGCCGGGCGCCGTGGCCTTCTGGGACAACCGCTCGGTCTGGCACTACGCCCTGAATGACTATCCGGGACAGCGTCGGCACATGCGCCGGGTGACAGTAGACCCGGGCCCTGGCCTGACACTTTCAGCGAATACCGCCCTGCTAACCCCAGCCCAGGCCTGA
- a CDS encoding EamA family transporter, with amino-acid sequence MTATALSWRHALLAFVVVAIWGSNFVVIKVALAHLPPLTFAALRFGLAFFPAVFFFKRPEVPLRNLAAYGMLIGIGQFGVLYIAMGHQISPGLASLVVQSQAFVTIGLSVWLTGERVRAFQVAALALGAAGLGVILTHTDATTTPLGLGMVLFAAVSWALGNTVQRSTPGVSSLSFVVWSSIFAVPPLIVLALMFDGLPAIQRGLVNADLGTWAAVLWQSLGNTLVGYGAWGFLLARYPAATVSPWSLLVPVFGMGASAVLLGEALPVWKLAAAGLILAGLAVTVLGPRIWAAKPAT; translated from the coding sequence ATGACGGCGACGGCGCTTTCCTGGCGGCATGCCCTGCTGGCCTTTGTGGTCGTGGCGATCTGGGGCAGCAATTTCGTGGTCATCAAGGTGGCCCTGGCGCATCTGCCGCCCCTGACCTTTGCAGCCCTGAGATTTGGACTGGCTTTCTTCCCGGCGGTCTTTTTCTTCAAGCGCCCGGAGGTCCCGCTTCGCAATCTGGCGGCCTATGGCATGCTCATCGGGATCGGACAGTTCGGTGTCCTCTATATCGCCATGGGTCATCAGATCTCGCCGGGTCTGGCCTCTCTGGTGGTTCAGTCCCAGGCCTTTGTGACCATTGGGCTGTCCGTCTGGCTGACCGGTGAGCGGGTCCGGGCCTTCCAGGTGGCGGCCCTGGCCCTTGGCGCGGCTGGCCTTGGGGTCATCCTGACGCACACCGACGCCACGACAACGCCTCTTGGGCTTGGCATGGTCCTGTTCGCCGCGGTGTCCTGGGCCCTGGGTAATACGGTCCAGAGATCGACCCCGGGGGTCAGTTCCCTGTCCTTCGTGGTCTGGTCGAGCATTTTCGCCGTTCCGCCGCTGATCGTTCTGGCCCTGATGTTCGACGGCCTGCCAGCCATCCAGCGGGGGTTGGTCAATGCTGACCTGGGCACCTGGGCCGCTGTGCTCTGGCAGTCCCTCGGCAATACCCTGGTCGGCTATGGCGCCTGGGGGTTCCTGTTGGCGCGGTATCCGGCGGCGACGGTTTCGCCCTGGTCCCTGCTCGTGCCGGTCTTTGGAATGGGCGCCTCGGCCGTCCTGCTTGGCGAGGCCCTGCCGGTCTGGAAGCTGGCGGCGGCCGGGCTGATCCTGGCCGGGCTGGCGGTGACCGTTCTGGGGCCGCGGATCTGGGCCGCCAAACCTGCGACCTGA